The Siniperca chuatsi isolate FFG_IHB_CAS linkage group LG9, ASM2008510v1, whole genome shotgun sequence genome includes a region encoding these proteins:
- the casp2 gene encoding caspase-2 isoform X5, translating into MLECGMLEQDSRTLRRRSAILCKQLVVDELLIQSLQADDILTESMAESIMAEQTSQKRSWRLLLLLPKRGPRAFSSFCSALRETEQQHLFDLLTQSPEKDSREIHVESIQPEGEPEVEAGRLLMQTTENKRERFVDSSLPLPMQEGIAAKRARTHAESMEFSLDADSPINTPVLPCTSDFYLSHCQQSYRMNSSPRGFALVISNVIFDPCAAPDLDPRKGGEVDDEVLRKVFTELDYLVTVHRDLTAQSMRTCIENFCRRPEHRTMDSCVVCLLSHGVEGAIYGTDGQLLQLDWVFEAFDNAHCPLLQNKPKMFFIQACRGEEMDCGVEQIDGPARTCSPSCEQWDAGREGQGDANSRQRGDMGRPRIKLPQRSDMICGFASLKGQRICTAAMRNTKRGSWFIQELNTALRLHARDTHLADIMVQVNRRIKEREGYAPGTAHHRCKEMSEFTSSLCKDLYLFPKYQPQY; encoded by the exons ATGTTGGAGTGTGGCATGCTGGAGCAGGACAGTCGGACTCTGCGGAGACGCTCTGCTATTCTCTGCAAACAGCTGGTGGTGGATGAGCTGCTCATTCAGTCCTTACAGGCAGACGACATCCTAACCGAAAGCATGGCAGAGAGCATCATG GCTGAGCAGACATCTCAAAAACGAAGCTGGCGCTTACTACTACTCTTACCAAAGCGAGGGCCCAGAGCCTTTAGCAGCTTCTGCTCAGCTCTGCGAGAAACTGAGCAGCAGCACCTGTTTGACCTGCTCACACAATCACCagaaaaagacagcagagagatacaTGTAGAG AGTATTCAGCCTGAAGGAGAGCCAGAGGTAGAGGCAGGTCGACTACTCATGcagacaacagaaaataaaagagag AGGTTTGTGGACTCTTCTCTTCCACTTCCCATGCAGGAAGGAATTGCTGCCAAGAGAGCAAGGACACACG CAGAGTCTATGGAGTTTAGTCTGGATGCAGATAGTCCCATCAACACTCCTGTGCTCCCGTGCACTTCTGACTTTTACCTCTCTCACTGCCAGCAG TCTTACAGAATGAATTCATCCCCTCGTGGTTTTGCTTTGGTGATCAGTAACGTGATCTTTGATCCTTGTGCTGCGCCCGACCTTGACCCTAGGAAGGGAGGTGAGGTGGATGACGAAGTCCTCAGGAAGGTCTTCACAGAGCTGGACTACCTGGTTACAGTCCACAGAGACCTCACTGCTCAG AGCATGAGGACGTGCATTGAGAACTTTTGCCGACGGCCAGAACACCGGACAATGGACAGCTGTGTGGTGTGTCTGCTCTCCCACGGAGTGGAAGGAGCTATATATGGCACGGACGGACAGCtcctgcag CTGGACTGGGTGTTTGAGGCTTTTGACAATGCGCACTGTCCCCTGCTACAGAACAAGCCCAAGATGTTTTTCATCCAGGCCTGCAGAGGAG AGGAGATGGACTGTGGAGTGGAGCAGATAGATGGGCCAGCGAGGACCTGCTCACCAAGCTGTGAACAGTGGGATGCTGGGAGGGAAGGACAGGGGGATGCAAACTCCAGACAGAGAGGGGACATGGGTAGGCCCAGGATTAAACTGCCCCAGCGGTCTGACATGATCTGTGGCTTCGCCTCTCTCAAAGGTCAGAGAATTT gtaCAGCAGCCATGCGGAACACCAAGAGAGGATCCTGGTTTATCCAGGAACTTAACACAGCACTCCGCCTCCATGCCAGAGACACACACCTTGCAGACATCATGGTGCAG GTCAACAGGCGTATTAAGGAGCGGGAGGGTTACGCTCCTGGCACCGCCCATCATCGCTGCAAAGAGATGTCTGAATTCACCAGCTCATTGTGCAAAGACCTCTACCTTTTCCCCAAGTACCAGCCCCAGTATTGA